In Methyloterricola oryzae, the DNA window GATATCCAGGTCTACGGCGACCCGTGCGCGGTAGCGCTGGCCCTTGGACAACCGTTCCAGCGGGGCAATGGGCAGGTCGTGGATGGAGCCCATGTATTCCAGCAAGGCGTTGAAGCTCGCGAAATTGTGCAAGGCGCCGCTTTCCTCCTGAACCAATTGGAACAGCTTGGCCAGGGAATGATAGCGTACCCGGAACAGCATGCGCGCGTCGACATCGGCCCGGCTCCACCAATGGGCACTGTCCCGGACGATCTTGACGCGCAGTGCCAGCGTCAGGGGCACGCCGTTCTTCAGCGCATCGATGGCGGGATCGCTGAAGCGGTAGTCGATATCGGCGTTCAGCACGTACGATTCGTCCACCTCGACCAGTTCCGCGCGCAGTACTTCAAACCCGTAATCGGCAGCCCACAACGGGCCTTGCGGCAGCAACAGCAGCAGGGCCAGCAGCAGGCGGGGCAGCCCGCTCATGCGCGGTGTTCCAGCAGGCAGTAGTAAAAGCCATCCATGTCCTCCTCGCCGGGCAGGATCTGCCGTCCGTATCCTGCTTCGCATCCCCAGTCGGCGATTATGCGGCGCTCCTGCGCGTCCGGTTGGGTGTTGAGGAAGGCGGCAATGCGCGCCTCGTTTTCCTCCCGCAACACCGAGCAGGTGGCGTAGAGCATCAGTCCGCCCGGCGCCAGCAGCGGCCAGGTCGCCTCGAGGATGTGCGCCTGAGTGGCCGCCAGCGCGGCGATGTCCTCGGGACGGCGCAGCCACTTGATGTCGGGATGGCGGCGAATCACGCCGGTCGCGGAGCAGGGGGCATCCAGCAGGATGCGGTCGAACGGCCTGCCGTCCCACCAATCCATTGGATTGGCTGCGTCGCCGGTGATGATCTTGGCCTCAAAGCCTGCGCGTTCGAGGTTTTCCCGGACCCGCGCGTTGCGCTCCGGCGCGATGTCCACGGCCACCATCTCGCATTCCGGGCAGGCTTCCAGGATGGCGGCGGTCTTGCCGCCCGGCGCCGCGCAGACGTCCAGTACCCGCTGCCCCGGCTCGGTGTTGAGCAAGCCGGCGGCCAACTGCGCCGCGGCGTCCTGCACCGATGCCCTGCCTTCAGCGAAGCCCGGCAGACGTTCCACGGGGGAGGCATCGGTCAGCACGATGCCCTGCGGAGCAAAGCGTGCGGGCCTGCCCCCCAGCCCGGCTCCCTGCAGTTGCAACAGGTAGGCTTCGCGCGACGTTTGCAGGGGATTGACCCTGAGACATAGGGGAGCCTGACGGTTTCCCTCCAGCAAGATGGTTTCGTATTCAGCGGGCCAGTCGGCACGCAGGCGCTCGATCAGCCAGGCGGGATGGGCAAAACGCGCCTCCAGGTCGTCATCGGCCAGGCTCTGCAGATGCTCCCGCTGCCGCTGGTAGTTCCTGAGGATGCCGTTGAGCAGTGCGCGGGCCCAGCTCTTGCGCCCCACCGCCGAGACGGTTTCGGCGACGGCGGCATAGGGCTTGACCCGGGTGAATTCCAGTTGATAGAGGCCCAACAGCGCCAACAGGCGAATCTGCTCGTCGCGTATGGGCTTGGTGGCCAGTTGCCGCAGCAGGAAGTCCAGCCGCCAGTATTGACGCAGGACGCCGAAGCAGAGGGCCTGGATGAAGGCGCGATCCTGTTCCTTCGGGGCCTTAGGAAGGATTTCGTCCAGGGCCGCCGTCAGCGATCTGCCGCCGGCGGTGACCGATTCCAGGGCGGTGGCAGCCAGAGCCCGGGCGTTCAATCGACCTGGCCAAGCAACGCGCCGCCGGGATCGTGCGCGTTGAGAAAGTCACGCGCGGCCATGCGCCGTCCACCCGGAAGCTGCAATTCAAGGATGCGCAGCACGCCTTCGCCGGTGCCCACGTCGAAGTGGCCGGGGTTGCGCAGCACGCGGCCGGGTTCCGCGCCGGATACGCCCTCCAGGGCCTGCACCCGCCAGATACGCAAGGGCTGGCCCTGCCATGCGGTTTCCGCCACCGGCCAGGGGTTGAGCCCGCGGACCTGCCGTTCCAGTTCACGCGCGGGCCTGTGCCAACGGATGCTTGCCTCGGCCTTGTCCAGCTTTTCCGCATAGGTGACGAGGGATTCGTCCTGGATTTCGGCCTTCAGGCTGCCCTCGGCCAATCCGGGCAGGCAGTCCTTCAGGGCATCGGCGCCAATCTGAGCCAGCCGCTCCTGCAGTTCGCCCGCGGTTTCCAGGGGCAGAATGCGGCAGGTGGCCTTGTGCAGCATGGGGCCCGCGTCCAGCTTGGGTTCGATGTACATGATGGTGACGCCGGTCTCGGCATCACCCGCCAGGATCGAGCGCTGGATGGGCGCAGCGCCGCGCCAGCGGGGCAGGAGGGAGGCATGCACGTTGACACAGCCCAGGCGTGGAATGGCCAGCACGGCGCGAGGCAGGATCAGGCCATAGGCGACCACTACCAGCAAGTCGGGCTGGAATGCGCGCATGTGTTCTTGATCTTCTGCCTCGCGCAGGGTGGCGGGCTGGCACACCGGTAGTTCATGCTGCAGCGCGAGTTCCTTGACCGGGCAGGCCTTGAGCTTGCGGCCGCGGCCGGCGGGGCGGTCCGGCTGGCAGTAGACACCCGCCACTTCGTGCTCAGAGGCCAGCAACATGCGCAGGGTGGGCACGGCAAAATCAGGCGTGCCGGCAAACAGGATTTTCATGGTTTCGCGAAGGGGGAGGATTTCGACCCGGCAGGCCTCTTATGACGCAGGGCCTGACCCTGATCCGGACGGCTCAGATTGCCACGGTCGCCTTGCGCTCGGGCTCGCCCGATTTCTGCCGGCGGTCCTTTTCCAGTTTCTTCTTCGCGCGATGCCGCTTCAGGGGCGAGAGATAATCCACGAACAGCTTGCCCTCCAGGTGGTCGAGCTCGTGCTGTATGCATACGGCCAGGAGGCCGTCGGCTTCCATCTCGAACGGATTGCCCTCCCGGTCCAGTGCCTTGAACCTGATCTTCTCGGCGCGGCTCACCTTCTCGAACACGCCGGGAACGGACAGGCATCCCTCATCCATCTCCTCGGTGCCTTCCTTTTCCAGGATTTCCGGGTTGATCAGGCAAAGGGGCTGGTCCTTCTCTTCGGAAATGTCGATTACCACCACGCGCTTCTGCACGTTCACCTGGGTCGCGGCCAGGCCGATGCCGGGGGCTTTGTACATGGTTTCCAACATGTCTTGGATCAGGGCCGAGATGGACTCGTCCACGGTCTCGACGGGAAGCGCCTTCTTGCGCAGCCGCTTGTCGGGAAATTCGAGTATCGTCAATATGGCCATGGCCCTAGTCTGTGTTCTGATGCGAAAAATAATTTCAATTCTAACGGAGAATTGATGATCTTTGAATGGCTTAAGTGCTGGCGCCGGCGCCTGGCAAACTATCGGCTCTCTGCATATTAGACGCCTCGGGTCCGCGGAGGTTCATGGTTCGGGGTGGCCGCCCTGCTTGTCGTGTTTGAGACAAGCTACGGGCATTTGTCGTAAATTCGACAAACCAAAAATTGGTAAAACTTAATAAAAACAATAATATAAAATCTGGCTCAGAAATTGTAAGAGCGGGCAGGCTGCGTAGGCAGGCCTCAAGGTGTCGGGCTCATAAGCCTGCGGTCATCACCCAATCCGGTTTCAGTCCATGGCAAAAGCCACCATCACGTTCGAAGACATCAATGTAACGGTCACCGTACCCGCCGGTACCCGGCTCATCGAAATATCCGAGAAGGTGGGCGCAGGCATCACCTATGGATGCCGCGAAGGTGACTGTGGCACCTGCATGATGTTCGTCACGGCGGGAATCGAGAACCTCAGCGAACCTTCCGTGCTGGAGGATAAGATCCTCCGCGAGCATTTCGCCGGCAAGCAGGACCGCCTGGCCTGCCAGGCGCAGGTCCTGGGTGGAGCCGTCACGGTTAGGCCTGCCTAGGCCGAGCACATAAGGAGGCCGAAAGCGCGCGCGGTCCGGGCTTGGCCCTCATGGGCCAGAGCAAGGCACCAACTTTGCTTGGACATTGCTTAGTGTCGAGAGAACGCAGCTATGGCCAAACCCACAAAAGAAAAACTACATAATCTCCAGGACTCCCTGCCCCACGGCCTTCTGGCCGAAACCGTCAGCCAGGCGCCGGTGGCGATTTCCATCACGGATGAAAAGGCGAACATCCTCTACGTGAACCAGAACTTCACAGAAATCACCGGCTATGCACCAGAAGAAAGCATCGGCTGCAACGAATCCATGCTCTCCGACAAACGTACCCCGCCCAGCGTGTACCAGGATTTGTGGGCCTGCATCAAGGCCCAGGTTCCCTGGCAGGGACGCCTGCTGAACCGGCACAAGAGCGGCCAGCGCTACCTGGCACACGTGACGATTGCACCAATCTTGAACGATAAGGGCGAGACCACGCACTACATCGGCATGCACCAGGATGTCACCGAGGTCTACACCCTGGAACAGAAAGTGAAAAACCAGATGGTGCTGATCGAGTCGGTGGTGGACTTGATGCCCGTGGCGACGGTGCTCATCGACGAGGCTGACCGGGTGGTGTTGGACAATCAGATGTATAAGGCGTTGACCAGCGACCTGGGTCACAACGAGCCCTCCCGCTTGTTCATCAAGATGCTGCACGACGAATTTGGCGAGGAATGGGAGCGCCTCAAGACTCGCGGCGAGGGCTTCCGCAACCGGGAGATTCGCTTCGACCGCGGCGGTCGCCATGGGCCGCGTTGGTTCGCCTGCTCCGGAAGTTGGTTCAGCCGCGGCGATGACCATGTGGACTCGTTCTTTCACGAGAACCGCCAAACCTATTTCCTCCTGACGCTGAACGACATTACCCAGCAGAAGAAGCGGGAGGAGGAGATCCGCATCAATGCCCTGCGCGCCATGATGGCCGAGGACGAGAAGACCCAGAGCCTGCGCGAAGCCATCTTCGGCGCAATCCACCACATTGAGTCGCCGCTGAACCTGCTGACCGCGGCCCAGACCATGCTGCGGCGTCGGGGCAGCGAGTCGCAGAACAGTTCGCTCCTGGGCATCCTGGAGCAGATCCTGGAGGCGGGCGAGCAGTCGGTGGAACGGCTCAAGGCCTGCGTGCCGATGGCGGACACCACCGCCAAGGCGCCGGTCAACATCAATCAGGTGCTGCACGAGACCATCATCCTGCTCACCGACCGCCTGTTGTTGCGCGGCGTGGTGGTGGACTGGAGTCCGACGCCGGTGCTGCCCAGCCTCATGGGCCTGGAGTACCGGCTCAGATCCATGTTCAAGAACATCATGGAAAACGCCATCGAAGCCATGGACCAGAGGGGCATCGACCGCCGGGAACTGCGCATTGCCACCTGGTCGGACGAGAAGCTCATCCATATCTGCATCGAGGACACCGGGCCCGGCATTCCCGAGGAACTTCGCACCAAGGTGTTCGAGCCCTTCTATTCCACCAAGACCGGCGGCAAGCGCAGCCACTCCGGCATCGGGCTGACCATGGCGCAGGAAGTGGTCAACCAGCATCAGGGGTTGATCCGCTTCGATGCGTCCTACACAGATGGCTGCCGTGTCCACCTGCAATTCCCCATACGCCACCTGCATTCAGAGGCCGCACGACCCTATGTCCATGGCTGAACGTACCCTACTCATCGAGCGGGAGTTAGACACCCTCTACCAGGTCAGCCAGGTGCTCAACAGCACCCGCAACCTCAAGGACAAGCTGCAAGGGGTGCTGGACGTGCTGCACGAGGGCTCGGACCTGCGCTCCGGCATCCTGGCCTTGCGCGAGCAGGAGACCGATGCCCTGGTGGTGTGCGCCGTGCACGGCAACGAGCAGATGAGCATCCCCAACGGCGTTCGCTATGAGCCTGGCGAGGGGTTGATGGGCATCATACTGGATGCCGGCCACACCCTGGTGGTGGAGCGCATTGCCGACGAACCGCGTTTTCTGGGACGCTTGGGTCTGTATGACCCGGACCTGCCATTCATCGGCTCGCCCATACGCGTCAATGAGGACGAACTGGTGGGCGTGCTGGCCGCCCAACCCCTGGACGATCATCTGCTGGGGGAGCGCTCGCGCTTCATGGAGATGGTGGCCAATCTCATCGCCCAGAGCGTGGGCTTGCTGCGCAAGCTGGAGCAGCAGCAGCGCGACTTGACCGAGGAGCGCGACCAACTCAAGCAGAGCCTGCGCAAGAACTACGGTTTCGAGAACATCATTGGCCACACTCCGGCCATGCTCAAGGTGTTCGAACGGGTGCGGCAGGTGGCCAAGTGGAACACCACGGTGCTGATCCGCGGCGAATCCGGCACCGGCAAGGAGGCCATCGCCAATTCCATCCATTACAACTCCGCCTGCGCGGGCGGCCCCTTCATCAAGCTCAACTGTGCCGCGCTTCCCGACAATCTGTTGGAGTCCGAGTTGTTCGGGCACGAGAAAGGGGCTTTCTCAGGCGCCATCAGCCAGCGTAAGGGGCGATTCGAACTGGCTAACCACGGCACCTTGTTCCTGGACGAGATCGGCGAGATTTCCCTGTCCTTCCAGGCGAAACTGCTGCGCGTGCTGCAGGAAGGAGAGTTCGAGCGGGTGGGTGGCACCCACACCCTGAAGGTGCACGTGCGCATCATCGCCGCCACCAACAAGAACCTGGAAGAGGAAGTGGAAGCCGGGCGCTTCCGCGAGGACCTGTACTATCGGCTTAACGTGATGCCCATCAATACCCCGCCGCTTCGCGACCGGTTGGAGGACATACCGGAACTCGCACAGTTTCTGCTCGGGCGCATTTCGAAGCAGCAGGGGGGGAGCATCCTGGAGTTGAAGGAAAGCGCCATCCGGGTATTGATGCGCCATCATTGGCCGGGCAATGTGCGCGAGTTGGAGAATTGCCTGGAGCGGGCCGCCATCATGAGCCCTAACGGCATCATCGATCGCGATGTGATCGCCCTCACCGGCCTCGAAGATCAGATCGCCCCGGTGACCGCCAATGCCGCCCCGGTGGACTTCAACATCGAAGGCATGGACGAGCGCGAACAACTGATCGCCGCCCTGGAACAGGCGGGCTGGGTGCAGGCCAAGGCCGCGCGCCTGCTCAACATGACCCCCCGCCAGATCGCCTACCGGGTGCGCATCCTGAACATCAAGATGAAGCACATCTGACGGAGTTCCTGCTCATGAACTGTGGCTGCGGGGACCAGAAAGGGCCTCCCCTGTGGTTCTGCCGATCGAGACCCTTAGCGGTCGGGAAAAAATGCAATTTCGTGGTTAGCGGTCTCTACGCACACTGAGCGCAACGAGGGCCGTCGATCAGGCGCTCGCGGGTTCCAGCGCCGAATTTTCCGCCGCCTCGTTTCGCTCGTCGAAGTCCTGACGCGCCGATCCAGCGCCGTCCCGCATGGCGCGGCCGATCAGGCCGCTTCCTGGGATCAGCTTGCCGATCATCAGCGCGCTGAACACCACGCCGTAGGATACGCAGTACACCGTGTTGTAGACGGCGCGGCCTACGGGGCCTGGCCCGTCGCAAACTTCGGAGCTTATGGCTGTTTGTTCCGGCGGCTCCCCCCTTTCTGCCGCTGCGGATTCCATTCCGGGAGGCAAGGCGTTCAATCCTTCCGCAGCCGTGGTTTCCTCGCCGGCGCCGGAGGGTTTGCGCGAGATGGTGACGGTCTTTTTGGCCATGGTCAGGGCTCCATCAGTTCGTTGACGAGTTTGAGAATTTCACGGGCGGCGCTGCCTTTCGGTTCGGCTTCCATCACGGAGAGGCCGCGGGCGGCGCTTTCGGCGAACACCACTCTTTGGCCTATCGCCGTATCGGCCAAGGGAAAGGGATAGCCTTTCAGTGCATCGGCCACATCACGCCCAATGGCGGTGTTGCCGATCTTGCGGGTCACGACGAAGAGGCTGCGCAGTGACGCCTTGTACAGGCTGACTTCCTGAATCAGTTTGACGATTTCGTCGGCGGCCCAGACATCGTAGGGCGAGGGCTGAACCGGAATGAGCACCACATCCGCCGCCAGGATGGCGGACTTTGCCAGGTCGTTGACCCGCGGCGGGCCATCGATGAGGGTGTGCGCGTAATCGGCGGCGAGTTTGGGTATGTCCTTGTGCAGGGTGGGCTTGGCCATGCCCACGACGGGGAACAGGCTTTCGTCGCTGCGTGCCGCTTGCCAGTCCAGGGCGCTGCCTTGGGGGTCGGCGTCGATCAGCAGGATGCGTTCACCTGCGAGCGCCATGGCGGCAGCCAGGTTCACGGACAGGGTGGTCTTGCCAACCCCGCCCTTTTGGTTGAGCACCGCGAGGATCATGGATGTGATGCCGTTGCTGTTGGGTGCATGTGTGAACCACTGAACGCGGTTCCGTCCTTGTTAGAGCCGCGGAGCGCGCGGCTTCGGAGGCATCATAACATCAAGACGCCACGGGTAGACAGACGCCGGCGCTTGATGCCGTCGGCCTGTATGTCAGGCGGCAGCCATTGCGCGGAATCAGAAAGCGATGCCGGCCCCAGCGCCTATCAATTCTCCCTGCATCGGTCACTAAAGCTGGTGCAGCGGCTGGATGCGCTCGACTTGAAAGAAAGCGCACTGACCCTGGACCCTGGACTGTGGCGCGAATAGCTGTTGGTCGGATTGGCCTCTTCAAGGTGAGCGCCCAGTCTCCATCCCCGATCCTTGCCCTTAGACACAAGTGGCACGTCTTATTTCTGAAATCTGTAAGTCATCTGTAAGAACCGTCCCGTTAGTCTGCACCCGCGCATAAAGGGTTCTTTGGGGTTATGCGCGCCTGCCCAGGAGGGTCGGCATTCACGAATTAGCTTGGCAATGGCCAGCGTCTTCAGGGAAGAGCGCGGTTGCAGGCATCGACAACGAGGCGAACATGAAGACTCACACACCATTCATAGGCAACGGCATTTTTGCACTGATCCTCGCGGCCCTGGCATTGAGTGCGGGCACGGGGGCACGAGCGGAAACCCTGTACTCGACAGGATTTGAAGCGCCAGTATTTGCGGCGGGCGATGTGCTAGTAAACAAGGATGGATGGACAGGGTCAACAGTGCCTTTGCCTCCTCCAACTGGAGACGTGTCGTTAAATGCAGTTGCCGCCAAAGTCACTGATCGCAAGGCGAAATCGGGAAGTCAGGCCATCGAGGTTTTGGGCGGCGAGCTTATCGGTTTGCCTGTTTTCCCAGATCCCACGGACTTTTCCAGTTCAATCTTCTTTCCATACGACACAATCGGCTCCTATCGGCATCCCATAGATCCGCCAATCACAATTACATCTACATCCGGCAGGCCTTTCGCGGTCGTTGAGGCGGACATGATGTTGGATACCCGGCGGCCTCCTACGGTTGGAGAGTTTTTTTCGATGACTTTGGTTGCAAAGACTGACATTGGTGCGACGCTCGGAGAGATGCAATTGACCTCGGATGGACGAGTCTGGGCTTTCAATGCAGAGGATGGCAGGGGTAGCGACCCCATACCTACGTTTGCCAAAGGGTTCAGCTTCAACAAGTGGTATCACTTAAAGGTTGTTCTAGACTTTCGCCAGCAGAGAACCCTTTATTTTGTGAATGACGATCTTCTGGGGAGCGTGCCTCACGGGGCGTTGACCACTCTAACAGGATACAACAGCTTCACCCGAGGCTCTTTTGTCGTTCAGGCGCGCCCTGACTCTGCGACCAACTTGCGCGCCAATTACACCGCGCGTTACGACAACTTCCGAATCAGCGTGCGCAGCCGGCTGGCAGTGGACGATTGACTTATTAAAGCTATTTCGCGCTGGGCCCTTTTTGAGAGTCCAGCGCGCCCGTCTTATCCATCGTTCGAGGCCTGGATTTCCGCGACAGTCGTATCAAACTTGGCCCGAGCGTTATCGGCTCTAGCCTGCTTCAGGTCGGCGCTGTGCTGCGCCTTTGTAACCTGGTCAGGCCCAACCTGGCCCACCCGCGCAAGAGCCTTGTCGGCCGCGCTTTGCGTGCGGATTGCCTGGAGCGCACGGCGTGTCAAACGTTTGCCCAAGTGGGTCAGCTGCTTCCGGCAGGACTTGCTGGCGCAGGTTCCAACCGGACGCACGGTTTTCCAATCCTTCGGAGAGATAGGGGATGGCGCGCCTTGCGTGTCGGTCGATGGGCCCGTGCCTGGCGGGGTTGAAGGCGAGGGCGCCGAGGTTGGAGCCGGTGCAGCGCCGTTGCAATTCGCCCGGGCATCCGTGCGGGTCGGCGTGATGCGAAAGGCGTGGGATTGGCCGGCGGGATTGCGTCCCGCGCCGACGATCTGGCCGCTGTTCTTGATCGCGGCGGCGTCGCCCAGAACCCAGCCGCTGTCGCGGATGCCTTCCGCGTCGTTCAAGGATTCCGGGCAGCCTGGCCGAGACCAGAGCACAGGGTGCTTGGGGCCGCCATTGGAGTTCCAACTGGTCCCAACCACGATGCCGCTGTCATTGAAGTCGCGGCCTTCGCTCGAGTCGTCCCCGGCCAGCACGCCCAGGTCTTCCATGCCCTTGCCGTCGCTGTAGAGAAAGCCGTGCCAGCGCTCGCTCGGGCTGGAACTGGCGCCGGTGACCTGGCCGGACTGATTGAGCGAATTCGCCGCCCTGACCGGCGCGCCTAGCGAGGTCTGGCCCCCGGCGCTGATCGAGCCGCCCAGGGTGCCCAGATAGACTAGCCCCAGGCCTGTGGTGTAGCGAAAGGCATGGCGGTCGAGGGCGGTGCCCAGGGATTCCAGATGGCTCCAGCCGGCTACCTGGCCGTGATCGTTGATGGCGTTGGCCTGTCCCTGGTCGTCGCCGGGCACGGTTCCGAAATAGCCTTTGTCGGCGCCATCGGTGTAAAGGACCGCCCGCCGCCTGGCGCTGGAATACTCCCAACCGACCACCTGTCCGCCGCTGCTAATGCCGAAGGCGGCGCCAAGGCACGTCTCCAGGCTTGAGCAATGACTGTCGGTGAGGTTGATCATTCCCGCGCCGTCGCTGAACCGGAAGGCCACGCTGCCGCCGCCACGATCGACGTTTTCGCTGCGGCCGACGACCTGTCCGTCTACGTTGATGGCGGAACCATAACTGGTGTCGTTGGCCAGAAAGCGCGGCGCTACGCCGAGATCCTCCATGCCGGTGCTGTCGCCATAGCGGAAGGCGTGGGTCTTGCCCGAGAGCGTCGAACTGGACCCGGTCACCTGACCGGATTCGTTCAGGTCACTGGCGCCGCTGCTGGAACCGCCCAGGGTGCCCAGATCGGTGATGGTGTAAGCCGGTAATGCATGGACTGCAGGCGGATGGGCCAATAGCAGGCTCAAGGTGGCGAGGGATGGCCGGGCTATGCGAAGTGCGGGCGAAAAAGTGCGACTGGCTATGGCGCCGGGACCTCCGTGGCGACGGGGAGGTCCATTGTTATGCCCCGGCCCAGCGAGGTCAATGGCGCAAACGGCCGTCGCCTCGACGGCGGAGCCTGAACGGTTTGCTTCAGCGGGCTTTGTCGGCAAGCCGGTTATCGCCCGCCACAATCGATCTGCCCTGGCCGATTTCCAGGCCCGGAATGCCGATGCCCTGGATATGCATGGCGTTGCCGCCCTCCTCGTAGCGCGGCAGTTTGCCCTCCCGGCTCCACAGCCGGTAGGCGAGGGAGGCGGTGAGGACGCGGATTGGATAGTCGCGGGGAAGGTTCTGCAAATAGGGCTGGATGGTGACGAAGTCGCGCGCCCCGTACTGGCGCATGATGGACAACAGGCCGCCGTTACGCGGGCCGATGTTGTAGGCCAACAGGCCCAGGAACAGATCGTCGCGCATTTCCGCCAGATAATGGCGGAAGGTGGCCGCCGCCACGAAGATGTTGTGGCGCTGGTTGAGCATGTCCAGATTGGCGACGCGCAGGTGCTGCTTGGTCTGGTCCAGGGCGATGCGGGGCGGGGCGGTGATCTGGAACAAGCCCTTGCCGCCGTCCTTGCTGTCCCGGGGATAGAAGGAAGACTCCGCCGCGCCGACTCCCACCAGCACCTCGGCATCCACCTGATTGAGGCGGGCCGCCTCCTCGATGGTGGGAATGTAGATCTGCGCGCGCTCGATGATACGCTGCAGGGACCCCAGGTCGGAGCGCCGGTAGGAGGCGTAGACCTGATGAGCGATGGTGTTTCGCTCCGCTTCCTGGGTGCCGCCCACCAGGGTGCGCAGATTCGCCACCTCGTGGCGGAACCCGTCCTTGAAAGCAAACCAT includes these proteins:
- a CDS encoding transglycosylase SLT domain-containing protein; this translates as MEAPETGPKPPAKKPPKPRKKRASGKKKATAKTAKRRDWRHLTTLGVEIGALLLAGLIASIAALGHAAEWFSGTGFWANLLPFAGTVLALALAFALLLWLWLRLRARLRERLMPLPAILAVLIGIGAGWFAFKDGFRHEVANLRTLVGGTQEAERNTIAHQVYASYRRSDLGSLQRIIERAQIYIPTIEEAARLNQVDAEVLVGVGAAESSFYPRDSKDGGKGLFQITAPPRIALDQTKQHLRVANLDMLNQRHNIFVAAATFRHYLAEMRDDLFLGLLAYNIGPRNGGLLSIMRQYGARDFVTIQPYLQNLPRDYPIRVLTASLAYRLWSREGKLPRYEEGGNAMHIQGIGIPGLEIGQGRSIVAGDNRLADKAR